The genomic DNA CTCGTCGTGGCCGCGAACAACGCCGAGTACATGTCCCCGGATCAGCGTCGTCGTGCGCTGTCCGCGCTCAACCGCGACATCGACAAGCTGGCGCAGGAGATTCAGACCCGGATTTCCCAGCGCTAGGGAACAAGCGCACGGCCGGGCAGTCACCTGCCCGGCCGTGCGCTTTTCCGGCTGTGTCTAGAGCACGCCCTGCTCGCGGGCGGCCGCGACCGCCGAGGTGCGCGAACGGACGCCGAGCTTGTCGTAGATGTGGACGAGGTGGGATTTCACCGTCGCCTCGGAGAGCATGAGCTCCTGGCCGATCTCGCGGTTCGACGAGCCGCCCGCCACCAGCTGCAGGACCTCCAGCTCACGCGGAGTCAGCGACATGCGGGGGCTGCGGACGCGGGTCATGAGACGGTCCGCCACCATCGGGGAGAGCGCCGAGTCGCCCTCGGCGGTGGAACGCACGGCCGCCAGCAGCTCCTGCGGCGGAGCGTCCTTGAGCAGGTAGCCGACCGCGCCGGCCTCGATCGCGCCGAGGATGTCGGCGTCGGTGTCGTAGTTGGTGACCACGAGGACCTTCGGCGGGTTCTCCATCGAATTCTTGATGGCGGCGGTGGCGGCGGCGCCGGTGGTCACCTTGGTGCCCTCGACGCCGGCGCCGAAGCGCAGGTCCATGAGAATGACGTCGATTCCACCGGCCTGGGCGGCCGAGATGGCCGCGTCAGCCGTTGCAACTTCACCGACGACCATGATGTCCTCGGCCTCCTCCAGCACGGCACGCAGGCCGAGGCGGACGATCTCGTGGTCGTCGGCGAGCAGCACTCGAATCATGTCTCTCCCCTGTCCTTCCATGAATTCTCAATCGGGATGTTGGCGGGCCTGTCGAGCCCGGGGCGGGGTCGGCAATTAACCCATCAATCTAAT from Corynebacterium guangdongense includes the following:
- a CDS encoding LuxR C-terminal-related transcriptional regulator; its protein translation is MIRVLLADDHEIVRLGLRAVLEEAEDIMVVGEVATADAAISAAQAGGIDVILMDLRFGAGVEGTKVTTGAAATAAIKNSMENPPKVLVVTNYDTDADILGAIEAGAVGYLLKDAPPQELLAAVRSTAEGDSALSPMVADRLMTRVRSPRMSLTPRELEVLQLVAGGSSNREIGQELMLSEATVKSHLVHIYDKLGVRSRTSAVAAAREQGVL